The genomic segment TCGTTGTCCTCGCGCCATTCCGCCGTGTCGGCTTCGACCACGGCGCGCCGGACGCCATCGCGCGTGACGAACGTCCGCATCCCCCGCACGGCGGTGTCCACTCCCTCCGGCAGCGGTTCGCTCGCGGTCGGAGGCGCATCGCCGGACCCGCACGCAAGGAGAAACGGCAACAGCGAAACCCGGGCGAACAGGCCGAGCCGCACCGGTCCCCCCGGCGCATCGACCCCGCTCGCCCGCGCCGGCGCGCAGTCCGCACCGGCCTCCCGTTCAACCCGCAAACCGTCCTCCTTCTCGAAACTCCGTCACCAGCCCGTCCCATTCCCCTCGGGCGACGAGCAGGGCCTCCGCGAATTCGCGCACGGCCCCTGCCCCGCCGGGCACCGTCCCCACCCACACCGCGCCGGCCCGGACCTCGGGCACGGCGCCGACGACGGCGGCCGGCAACCCCACCCGCTCCATGACGGCGAGGTCCGTCAGATCGTCGCCAAGGTGCGCAGCCTGGTCCCAGGTGCAACCGCGTCGCGCGAGCATACCCCGAAGCGCCGAAAGCTTTCCCCTTCCGGAACCGAGCGAAACCTCCGCGATATCCAGCTCCCTCGCCCGCAGGCGGACGGCAGCGGATCGCTTGCCGCTGAGAAACGCAACCACGAGTCCCGCCCGCTGCATCATCCGGATCGCCAGGCCATCGAGTGCATGAAAACGACGCACGTCACGCGCGGCGCCGAGGGCGGAGTTCGAGTCCGCGCCGATCCAGATCGAACCGTCCGTGAGGACGCCGTCCACGTCGAGGGAGACGAAGCGGACGGACTCGGCGAGTCGACGATCCATCGGGGGTCTCGGGCTCATGGGTACCGGGCTCTCAGACCGCCACGACCTCGCGCACGCGCAGCGCCCGGTCCACCACACGCTCGAGTTCGGCGAGCGGCAGCATGTTCGACCCGTCGGAAGGCGCCGCGCCCGGGTCCGGGTGCACTTCGATGAAGAGGCCATCGGCCCCGGCCGCGACCGCCGCCGCCGCGAGCCGCCCGATGTGTTTCGGCTCCCCGCCGCTTCGCGACCCTTCCCCGCCCGGCAACTGCACGGCATGGGATGCGTCGAAGACCGTCGGGCAACCCGTCGCTTCGCGCATGAGGCCGAAACTCCGCATGTCCACGACCCACCGCCCGTAGCCGAAGGCGAACCCGCGCTCCGTCACCGCCATCTCCCGCGCCCCCGCCTCACGGAGCTTCCCGATGACGCCGCCGACATCTTCCGGGGCCATCCACTGCCCCTTCTTCACGTTCACCGGCCGGCCCGTGGCGGCCGCCGCCCGCAGCAGATCCGTCTGCCGGCAGAGAAAAGCCGGAATCTGGAGGGCGTCCACGACCTCCGCCGCGAGCGCCGCCTGTTCGGGGAGGTGAATGTCGGTGAGCAGCGGGAGTCCGGAGCGGTCGCGCACGCGGGCGAGCGCGGCCAGGCCTTCGTCGAGACCCGGTCCCCGGGGAGACGACGCGGAACTCCGGTTCGCCTTGTCGAACGAGGCCTTGAAGGTCACAGGCAGGTCGAGCCGCTCCCCGAGCTCCGCCAGGTGATCCGCGACCTCGAAGTTCAAGGCGTCGCCCTCGAGCACGCACGGCCCCGCGATGAGAAAGAGCGATGTACGCCGGCGACCCGAAAAAAAAGAGGGACGCCCCGGCTTCATCTCCCGACCGTGACCCCGCTCGTCCCGGCCGCCGCCGAGTCCGCCCACCCCTCGGCCGTTCGGTTCCGCGCGGCGGAGTCCAGGGGTGCGTCCCGCCGCGCCAGCGCCGCCTCGACGAACGCCGCGAAGAGCGGGTGCGCCTTCGTCGGCCGCGACTTGAGTTCCGGGTGAAACTGCGTACCGAGGAAGTAGGGATGCTCGGGAAGCTCGAGCATCTCGACGAGTCCCCCGTCCGGCGACATGCCGCTGAAGACCAGCCCCTGCGCGCCCAGCGTCTCCCGGTAGGCCGGGTTGACCTCGTACCGGTGGCGGTGCCGCTCGGAGATCTCGTCGGCGCCGTAGACGCCGTGCGCCCGGGATCCCGGCTGAAGCAGACACGGGTAGGCGCCGAGCCGCATGGTCCCGCCCATGTCCGTTACCTTGTGCTGCGAGTCAAGGAGCGAGATCACGGGATGGTCCGTCTTCGCGTCGAACTCGGTCGAGTGCGCGGTCGGGAGATTGCACACGTTGCGCGCAAACTCGATGATGGCGCACTGCAGACCCAGACAGATCCCGAAATAGGGGACCTCGCGCTCCCGGACGAACCGGATCGTGTCGAGCATCCCGTCGATGCCGCGCTCCCCGAAGCCGCCCGGGATGAGAACGCCGTGGAAGGGCTCGAGGAAGTCGGTCCCCCGCGCCTCCACATCCTCCGCGGACCGCCACTCGACATCCACCTCGACATCGCTGACGGCGCCGCCGTGGATGAACGCCTCCGCGATCGACTTGTAGGAGTCCACGAGTTCCGTGTACTTCCCCACCACGCAGATCCGGACCCTGCCGTTCGCCGGGTTCTTGATCCGGTCCACCATCGCCATCCAGCCGTCAAGATTCGGCGCAGGCGTGTCGAACCCGAACTGCTCGCAGACGCGGTCGTCCACCTCCTGCGCGCGATAGGTGAGCGGGAGCTCGTAGATCGTCGATACGTCGCGGGACTCGATGACCCGGTTCACCTCGACGTTGCAGAAGCGGGCGATCTTCTTCTTGATCCCGTCGTCGAGGTCGTGTTCCGTACGGCACACGAGCAGGTCGGGCTGGATTCCGATGCTCAGGAGTTCCCGCACCGAGTGCTGCGTCGGCTTCGTCTTCAGTTCGCCGGACGCATTGATCCAGGGGACGAGCGTGAGGTGGATGAAGAGGGAGTGCTCGCGCCCGACATCCTGCCGGAACTGCCGGATCGCCTCCAGGAAGGGGAGCGACTCGATGTCGCCGACGGTTCCGCCGATCTCCGTGATCACGACGTCGTGGCCCTTGTCCAGGCGCCGCACCGCCATCTTGATCTCGTCGGTCACGTGCGGGATGACCTGGACCGTCGCGCCTAGGAAATCGCCGCGCCGCTCCTTCGTGATGATGTCCTGATAGACGCGGCCCGTCGTGACGTTGTTCGCCTGCGAGAGCGACTCGTCGATGAAC from the Candidatus Palauibacter polyketidifaciens genome contains:
- the kdsA gene encoding 3-deoxy-8-phosphooctulonate synthase, yielding MKPGRPSFFSGRRRTSLFLIAGPCVLEGDALNFEVADHLAELGERLDLPVTFKASFDKANRSSASSPRGPGLDEGLAALARVRDRSGLPLLTDIHLPEQAALAAEVVDALQIPAFLCRQTDLLRAAAATGRPVNVKKGQWMAPEDVGGVIGKLREAGAREMAVTERGFAFGYGRWVVDMRSFGLMREATGCPTVFDASHAVQLPGGEGSRSGGEPKHIGRLAAAAVAAGADGLFIEVHPDPGAAPSDGSNMLPLAELERVVDRALRVREVVAV
- a CDS encoding CTP synthase, yielding MTGETSTTKYIFITGGVVSALGKGITAASIGRLLVERGLRVTIQKFDPYLNVDPGTMSPFQHGEVYVTDDGAETDLDLGHYERFIDESLSQANNVTTGRVYQDIITKERRGDFLGATVQVIPHVTDEIKMAVRRLDKGHDVVITEIGGTVGDIESLPFLEAIRQFRQDVGREHSLFIHLTLVPWINASGELKTKPTQHSVRELLSIGIQPDLLVCRTEHDLDDGIKKKIARFCNVEVNRVIESRDVSTIYELPLTYRAQEVDDRVCEQFGFDTPAPNLDGWMAMVDRIKNPANGRVRICVVGKYTELVDSYKSIAEAFIHGGAVSDVEVDVEWRSAEDVEARGTDFLEPFHGVLIPGGFGERGIDGMLDTIRFVREREVPYFGICLGLQCAIIEFARNVCNLPTAHSTEFDAKTDHPVISLLDSQHKVTDMGGTMRLGAYPCLLQPGSRAHGVYGADEISERHRHRYEVNPAYRETLGAQGLVFSGMSPDGGLVEMLELPEHPYFLGTQFHPELKSRPTKAHPLFAAFVEAALARRDAPLDSAARNRTAEGWADSAAAGTSGVTVGR